From Candidatus Obscuribacterales bacterium, one genomic window encodes:
- a CDS encoding leucine-rich repeat domain-containing protein: MSCAGAQLSSLPDGAVLGFPNLKSLDLRNNALVDLPVSLLKLSNLQDLQLDGNPDLLVPASGWRSYLEERASLSVFPTELKLLFVGQEGVGRAIAI, encoded by the coding sequence ATGTCTTGTGCGGGGGCACAGCTCTCCTCCCTTCCAGATGGCGCTGTGCTTGGCTTTCCCAACCTGAAATCTCTGGATTTGCGCAACAATGCCCTTGTAGACCTGCCAGTTAGTCTGCTGAAGCTGAGCAATCTGCAAGACCTGCAACTCGACGGCAACCCAGATCTACTGGTGCCTGCCAGCGGGTGGCGCAGCTACTTAGAAGAGCGAGCAAGTCTGTCTGTGTTCCCGACCGAGTTGAAGCTGCTCTTTGTTGGACAGGAGGGCGTCGGTAGGGCAATTGCGATCTGA